The genomic stretch CTCCTGCTCTCGGGGGGCAACGTGGACCTCCGCGCCTGGGCGTCCCGCTTCGAGGGCTAGTCGCCGGCCCGCGGGCTGGGCCATACCTACCGGGCGGCGGCGCTCGTGATATGGTTCACATAGAGTTGAGCAAGCGCTCAAGATGGAGGAGGCAGCCATGGGAGCCCTTCCCGAGCAGGCGGAGCAGGTCCTGGGGGCGGCGCTCGTCTGCGAGTTCACGGTCATCGGCCCCGAGGGCCGGCCCATCACCCACCCGATGATCCCGCTCTACGACGGAGAGCGGATCTACATGACCTCGAGCGTGCTGTTCTCGCGCAAGCTGCGCCACGTGAAGGCGAACCCCCGCGTCTCGGTCGCGGTGACCGACCCGGCGGCATGTCCGGGGCTGGACGCCTTCCACCGCGTCACCGTCCAGGGGGACGCGACCGTCCACGAAGGGGACCTGCACCGCGACTGGGAGCGGATCCTGCCCCTGTGGACCGCGAAGGAGCCCATGGTCGCCTCCCTGCTGGCGAAGCGGGTGGCCCTCCCGCTCTTCTGGGAGCGGGCGCTCATCGAGGTGGTCCCGCGGCGTGTCCTCGTCTGGACGGACGGGCGGACGGACCGGCCGGCGCAGGTGTACGAGGGGGTGACGAGTTGACGGTCTCCCAGGAGGTCCTCGGCAAGCTGGAGGAGGGGTACGAGCACGCCGTCGTCTCGTGGGTCGAGGACGACGGGTACCCGACCAGCGTGGCGACCGGGTTCCGGTGGTCGCGCTCCCGCGGAGTGGTCGTCCTGGACACCACCGCCGAGCCGTTCCCCACCGACCGGGACGTGAACGTGATCTTCAGCCACATCAGGCCGCAGCCCGGGGTCGGGTACGACGAGCGGCGCTACGTGTCCCTCACCGGTCGGCTGCGTCCGGCCGACGGGCGCTACGAGGTGGTCGGCTCCCGGGGGTACGCCTGGGACGAGCAGGACCTCCACTTCGTCCGCTACTCGGAGCGAGGCGTGCCCCGGGCCCAGGAGTACCTGGGGGAGCTGAGCGCGGACCGCGGGGAGCCGGTCCGGCCCAGGCTGAGCTTCGGGTGGCTCGCGCTCCGGGCGACCCGGCTCCCGTTCGTGACCGCGACCGCCGTCCCCGTCTTCCTGGGCGTGGCGGTGGCCGCGCACAACGGACGGTTCGACCTGGGACTCGCCCTCTGGACGCTGATCGGCGCCGTCCTGATCCACCTCGGACTGAACGTGGCCAACGACGTCTTCGACACCATGTCCGGGGCCGATGCGGCCAACGACAGTCCGACCCAGTTCAGCGGGGGCTCCCGCGTCGTCCACTACGGGCTGGTCAAGCTGCGCACCCTGGCCGTGCTCTCGTCCGCCTTCTACCTGTCCGGGATCGGCATCGGGCTGTACCTGGCCGCGCAGCGGGGCTTCTGGCCGCTCTTCTGGCTCGGGGCCGTGGGGGTCGCGATCAGCGTCGCGTACACGGCGCCTCCCCTGCGTCTCGTGCACCGCGCGCTGGGCGAGATCGCCGTGGGAGCCGGGTTCGGCCCGATCGTCGTGCTCGGGGCGTACTTCGTCCAGGCCCAGCGGTACTCGGCGGAGGCGCTCTACGCGTCGGTCCCCATAGGACTCCTGGTCGCGCTGATCCTCTACGTGAACGAGGTCCCGGATCGCGCGGGGGACGCCGCCGTCGGCAAGCGCACGCTGCCCGTGAGGCTGGCTCCCAGCACGGTCACCACCGGGTACGCGATCGCCGCCGCGGTGATCTACGGGTGGGTGCTGGTCGGGGTGGCCGCCGGTCTCATGCCGGTCCCGACGCTGGCCGCCCTGGTGACGATCCCTATGGCGATGAAGGTCTTCCGCGGGCTGCGTGACCACTACGACTCCCCGTACGAGCTCATGCCCTACATGGGCACGGGGGTGAACCTCCAGCTCGCGGCCGGGATGCTGCTCGTCGCCGGGTACGTGGCGCAGATCCTGCTCGACCGCTTCGGATAGGGTTGGGCCCGATGAGGTTCGGGCTCGACATCAGCCAGCACCAGCTCACCTGGGACGAGATCGTCCGCCGGGCTCGGTACGCGGAGGAGGCCGGGTTCGACGGAGCCTGGGTCTTCGACCACTTCAAGGCGCTCTACGGCGACCCGACCGGCCCGTGCTTCGAGGCCTGGACCCTCCTCGCCGCGCTCGCCGCGACGACCGAGCGCATCCGGCTGGGCGTGCTGGTGACCGGGGTCACGTACCGACACCCGTCCATCCTCGCGACCGAGGCGGTCACGGTCGACCACGTCTCCGGGGGGCGGCTCGAGTTCGCGATCGGGGCCGCCTGGTACGAGCAGGAGCACACCGAGCTGGGGGTGCCCTTCCCCGGCCCGCGGGAGCGTATCGAGCGGCTGGACGAGGCCCTCCAGCTGACCAAGCTCCTGTGGACCACCGACGGAGCCACGTTCTCGGGAGCCCACTACGAGCTGAAGGACGCGACGTACCGGCCGCGTCCGATCCAGCAGCCGCACCCCCCGATCTGGATCGGGGGAGGAGGGGAGCGCGGGATGCTCCCGCTCGTCGCCCGTCACGCCGACGTCTGGCACGGGTTCGGGAACGTAGCCGACCTCACCCGGAAGTCGCAGGCGATCGACCGCCACGCCGAGGAGGCGGGACGCGACCCGGCGACGATCGCGCGGTCCACCGCGCTCTCACTCTCGGAGCCGTGGGACAGCGTCCGGCGCCGCATCGAGGAGCTGTCCGAGGCGGGCTTCTCCTACCTGACGGTGGGGTGGCCGTCCGAGGGGCAGGAGAGGATGGACACGTTCGTGTCCGAGATCCTCCCCGCCTTCTCGGGTTAGAGCTGCATCGACTTGATCTCGAGGAACTCCTCGAGACCCCACCG from Actinomycetota bacterium encodes the following:
- a CDS encoding prenyltransferase gives rise to the protein MTVSQEVLGKLEEGYEHAVVSWVEDDGYPTSVATGFRWSRSRGVVVLDTTAEPFPTDRDVNVIFSHIRPQPGVGYDERRYVSLTGRLRPADGRYEVVGSRGYAWDEQDLHFVRYSERGVPRAQEYLGELSADRGEPVRPRLSFGWLALRATRLPFVTATAVPVFLGVAVAAHNGRFDLGLALWTLIGAVLIHLGLNVANDVFDTMSGADAANDSPTQFSGGSRVVHYGLVKLRTLAVLSSAFYLSGIGIGLYLAAQRGFWPLFWLGAVGVAISVAYTAPPLRLVHRALGEIAVGAGFGPIVVLGAYFVQAQRYSAEALYASVPIGLLVALILYVNEVPDRAGDAAVGKRTLPVRLAPSTVTTGYAIAAAVIYGWVLVGVAAGLMPVPTLAALVTIPMAMKVFRGLRDHYDSPYELMPYMGTGVNLQLAAGMLLVAGYVAQILLDRFG
- a CDS encoding TIGR03560 family F420-dependent LLM class oxidoreductase, which codes for MRFGLDISQHQLTWDEIVRRARYAEEAGFDGAWVFDHFKALYGDPTGPCFEAWTLLAALAATTERIRLGVLVTGVTYRHPSILATEAVTVDHVSGGRLEFAIGAAWYEQEHTELGVPFPGPRERIERLDEALQLTKLLWTTDGATFSGAHYELKDATYRPRPIQQPHPPIWIGGGGERGMLPLVARHADVWHGFGNVADLTRKSQAIDRHAEEAGRDPATIARSTALSLSEPWDSVRRRIEELSEAGFSYLTVGWPSEGQERMDTFVSEILPAFSG
- a CDS encoding pyridoxamine 5'-phosphate oxidase family protein, translated to MGALPEQAEQVLGAALVCEFTVIGPEGRPITHPMIPLYDGERIYMTSSVLFSRKLRHVKANPRVSVAVTDPAACPGLDAFHRVTVQGDATVHEGDLHRDWERILPLWTAKEPMVASLLAKRVALPLFWERALIEVVPRRVLVWTDGRTDRPAQVYEGVTS